The proteins below come from a single Cloacibacillus sp. An23 genomic window:
- a CDS encoding S41 family peptidase, translated as MKILKSKILHLVTGIFIGALLCVSLYSIPQAVGADWERSLPFTPQQLAIIKQVKLALSTYQVDGDQKGKIDDTKMYYGALRGLVASIDDPYTRFVDPEALAEENMEIEGEYGGLGIYMANRDGRTTVIAPIEGTPADRAGIKPLDEIIKVDDKMVFGMDSNEIVKMLRGEPGTSVTLQIRRKDEAKLIPVKIVREIIKIKTVRLEMLEGGVAYIKLNHFNLKTDEELKAALDAAMSKNAKGVIMDLRNNPGGLLDVCVDVTSRFIPEGVVVGMKGRFERANDTLYAKPGLANDLPLVVLVNEGSASASEIFAGAIKDHKRGTIVGTKTFGKGSVQTLFNLPDGSGIYVTIARYHTPSGFVIDHKGLTPDVTVAGEPMKNKKDDKQFQKALAVLKDKLKEKK; from the coding sequence GTGAAGATATTGAAATCGAAAATACTGCACCTGGTCACGGGGATATTTATCGGGGCGCTGCTCTGCGTATCGCTCTACAGCATACCGCAGGCTGTCGGCGCCGACTGGGAGAGGAGCCTTCCTTTCACGCCGCAGCAGCTTGCGATAATAAAGCAGGTGAAGCTCGCACTCTCGACCTATCAGGTTGACGGAGATCAAAAAGGCAAGATAGACGACACGAAGATGTACTACGGCGCGCTGCGCGGCCTCGTCGCCTCGATAGACGACCCGTACACCCGCTTCGTAGACCCGGAAGCGCTGGCCGAGGAGAACATGGAGATAGAGGGCGAATACGGCGGCCTCGGCATCTATATGGCCAACCGCGACGGGCGCACGACCGTCATAGCCCCGATAGAGGGCACGCCGGCCGACCGCGCCGGCATCAAGCCGCTCGACGAGATAATCAAGGTAGACGACAAAATGGTCTTCGGCATGGACAGCAACGAGATAGTGAAGATGCTGCGCGGCGAGCCCGGAACCTCTGTGACGCTGCAGATACGCCGCAAGGACGAAGCGAAGCTGATACCGGTCAAAATAGTGCGCGAAATCATCAAAATCAAGACGGTACGCCTTGAAATGCTCGAAGGGGGAGTCGCCTACATAAAGCTCAACCACTTCAACCTAAAGACCGACGAGGAGCTGAAGGCGGCGTTGGACGCCGCGATGTCCAAAAACGCCAAAGGCGTGATAATGGACCTCCGCAACAACCCCGGCGGCCTACTCGACGTCTGCGTGGACGTGACCTCGCGCTTCATCCCGGAGGGGGTCGTCGTCGGCATGAAGGGGCGCTTCGAGCGCGCGAACGACACTCTCTACGCGAAGCCAGGGCTGGCGAACGACCTGCCGCTCGTCGTACTCGTCAACGAGGGAAGCGCGAGCGCCTCGGAGATATTCGCGGGCGCGATAAAGGATCACAAGCGAGGCACGATAGTCGGGACGAAGACCTTCGGCAAGGGCTCCGTGCAGACGCTCTTCAACCTGCCCGACGGCTCCGGCATATATGTGACGATAGCGCGCTACCACACGCCCTCCGGCTTCGTGATAGACCACAAGGGACTAACGCCGGACGTGACGGTCGCGGGAGAGCCGATGAAGAACAAGAAGGACGACAAGCAGTTCCAGAAAGCGCTCGCCGTCCTCAAAGATAAGCTGAAAGAGAAAAAATAA
- a CDS encoding M23 family metallopeptidase: MRMKITAALAACSILFTGAAALAAAKSQSDIDAQIKQQEREFDKIQKQISQNQKKLSETAKREKSVTNQLNALSQKITVTQQRVNIVSLKMQKVKKNIFTLDADIKKMNNDIAAAQKILEKRLVSIYKYGGVAEFNLLMSSRGAEDALANSYLLGKIAEQDRQLINYLTEQKRRLTMTQEELRKEHSTLKDQNADLAKQNKELKSAADERSAVLAKVRKDKKLFLAEQEELKKASQEMQAAIKKLLKQKQELKAKADAAKRKEGKPVAPTPVYYKGGRLAWPIQGKITSQFGTRVHPTFKTKITHTGLDIAAPKGTPVKAADPGEVLYTGWMRGYGQVVIIDHGANLTTVYAHLSKIETSENAKVTRQTVIGRVGATGVATGNHLHFEVRVNGDAVNPMKYLK; encoded by the coding sequence ATGCGGATGAAAATCACGGCGGCGCTGGCGGCCTGCTCCATACTTTTCACGGGAGCCGCGGCGCTGGCGGCCGCGAAATCCCAGTCGGACATAGACGCGCAGATAAAACAGCAGGAGCGCGAGTTCGACAAGATACAGAAGCAGATCTCGCAGAACCAGAAGAAGCTCTCGGAGACTGCGAAGCGAGAAAAAAGCGTGACTAACCAGCTCAACGCGCTGAGCCAGAAGATAACCGTCACGCAGCAGCGCGTCAACATCGTGAGCCTTAAAATGCAGAAAGTCAAGAAGAACATCTTCACGCTCGACGCCGACATAAAAAAGATGAACAACGACATAGCCGCAGCGCAGAAGATACTCGAGAAGAGGCTCGTCAGCATTTACAAATACGGCGGGGTCGCGGAGTTCAACCTGCTGATGTCGTCGCGCGGGGCCGAGGACGCGCTGGCCAACTCCTATCTTCTCGGCAAGATCGCTGAGCAGGACAGGCAGCTCATAAACTATCTGACGGAGCAGAAGCGCCGTCTCACGATGACGCAGGAGGAGCTCCGCAAGGAGCACAGCACGCTCAAGGATCAGAACGCCGACCTAGCGAAGCAGAACAAGGAGCTTAAGTCAGCCGCCGACGAGCGCAGCGCAGTGTTGGCCAAGGTGCGCAAGGATAAGAAGCTGTTCCTCGCCGAGCAGGAAGAGCTCAAGAAAGCATCGCAGGAGATGCAGGCGGCGATAAAGAAGCTTCTCAAACAGAAGCAGGAGCTTAAGGCGAAAGCCGACGCGGCGAAGCGCAAGGAAGGAAAGCCGGTCGCGCCGACGCCGGTCTACTACAAAGGCGGACGGCTCGCATGGCCGATACAGGGGAAGATAACGAGCCAGTTCGGGACGCGCGTCCACCCGACGTTCAAGACGAAGATAACGCATACAGGGCTGGACATAGCAGCGCCCAAGGGCACGCCGGTCAAGGCCGCCGACCCGGGCGAAGTGCTCTACACCGGATGGATGCGCGGCTACGGGCAGGTCGTCATCATCGACCACGGCGCGAACCTTACGACGGTCTACGCCCATCTCTCGAAGATAGAGACGAGCGAAAACGCAAAAGTCACGCGCCAGACGGTGATAGGCCGCGTAGGAGCGACCGGCGTGGCGACGGGCAACCACCTCCATTTTGAAGTAAGGGTCAACGGCGACGCCGTCAACCCGATGAAATATTTGAAGTAA
- a CDS encoding permease-like cell division protein FtsX, with translation MARIKYIMRDGWRLIWRHFGMSLLTIFTAMAVFFVVGATMLFILNIRSVIGNMENQLSIQAYLKPDAELEKAAAAVRRISGVERVTMITKETALERLRARLGNQADAVTLLGENPLPSSLEIHVSKASQVSDVAGRLGSVAEIEDIVYAGHVAEKLSKLSSFVEKFSIIMLAVALTASGVVLFNTIRISVYSRAEEIDVMMKVGATSTYVAFPFVIQGFILGFFGALAASTALGYSYLSALERLRDMLPFITFIDSKRVLANLFIMLICCGAVVSLIASLIAVEKFIRKASKPL, from the coding sequence ATGGCACGTATTAAATATATAATGCGCGACGGCTGGAGGCTGATATGGCGGCACTTCGGCATGAGCCTTCTCACTATCTTCACTGCTATGGCGGTGTTCTTCGTCGTAGGCGCGACGATGCTCTTTATCCTGAACATCAGAAGCGTTATCGGAAACATGGAGAACCAGCTCTCGATACAAGCGTACCTCAAGCCCGACGCGGAGCTTGAAAAGGCCGCCGCGGCAGTGCGCCGTATAAGCGGCGTAGAGCGCGTGACGATGATCACGAAGGAGACCGCGCTCGAGCGGCTGCGCGCTCGCCTAGGCAACCAGGCCGACGCCGTGACGCTCCTCGGAGAGAACCCTCTGCCTTCGAGCCTCGAGATACACGTCTCGAAAGCCTCGCAGGTCTCCGACGTCGCGGGGCGGCTCGGCTCCGTCGCAGAGATCGAGGATATCGTCTACGCCGGCCATGTCGCGGAAAAGCTGTCGAAGCTCTCGTCGTTCGTCGAGAAATTCTCGATAATCATGCTCGCGGTCGCTCTCACGGCCAGCGGCGTGGTGCTCTTCAACACGATAAGGATCTCAGTCTATTCCAGGGCCGAGGAAATAGACGTGATGATGAAGGTCGGGGCCACATCCACCTACGTGGCGTTCCCGTTCGTCATACAGGGCTTCATCCTCGGCTTCTTCGGCGCGCTCGCCGCTTCAACGGCGCTTGGCTATTCGTACCTGAGCGCTCTCGAACGGCTGCGCGACATGCTGCCCTTCATAACGTTCATAGACTCGAAGCGCGTCCTGGCGAACCTCTTTATCATGCTCATCTGCTGCGGTGCGGTCGTGAGCCTTATCGCGAGCCTCATTGCTGTGGAGAAGTTCATCAGGAAGGCCTCGAAGCCGCTGTAG
- a CDS encoding ATP-binding cassette domain-containing protein, giving the protein MDIRFSGVSKIFEPDIVALEDVYLDIESGEFVYLVGETGSGKTTLMRCIFREVVPTRGHISVGGHALRKMGRFELAMFRRDVGVIFQDFCLLPNMTAFENVAFVLEVMGVPSREIAERVEDALKTVGIWRRRMLLPPQMSGGEQQRLAIARAIVNEPSLILADEPTGNLDNHTADEIMQLLFEINAAGTTVLMATHNQFIVDTYRHRVVEIRRGRIIRDEKDGGYEGDGTY; this is encoded by the coding sequence ATGGATATAAGGTTTTCCGGCGTCTCCAAAATATTCGAGCCGGACATCGTGGCTCTGGAGGACGTATATCTCGACATAGAAAGCGGCGAGTTCGTGTACCTGGTAGGCGAGACCGGCTCCGGCAAGACGACGCTGATGCGCTGCATCTTCCGCGAGGTCGTCCCGACGCGCGGGCACATCAGCGTAGGGGGGCACGCGCTGCGCAAGATGGGACGCTTCGAGCTCGCTATGTTCCGCCGCGACGTCGGCGTGATCTTCCAGGATTTCTGCCTGCTTCCGAACATGACGGCCTTTGAGAACGTCGCTTTCGTGCTCGAAGTGATGGGCGTTCCGTCGCGCGAGATAGCCGAGCGCGTCGAGGATGCGCTCAAGACCGTGGGAATATGGCGCAGACGCATGCTTCTGCCGCCGCAGATGTCGGGCGGCGAGCAGCAGCGCCTCGCCATAGCCCGCGCGATAGTCAACGAGCCTTCGCTCATACTCGCCGACGAGCCGACGGGCAACCTCGACAACCACACGGCGGACGAGATCATGCAGCTTCTCTTCGAAATCAACGCCGCCGGCACGACCGTGCTGATGGCGACGCACAATCAATTCATCGTGGACACCTACCGCCACCGCGTCGTAGAGATAAGACGCGGGCGCATAATCCGCGACGAGAAGGACGGGGGGTACGAGGGCGATGGCACGTATTAA
- a CDS encoding transketolase C-terminal domain-containing protein, which yields MNINKTASTFEAFCGIIARYARERDDFALLVAKDVPDCGALREIPEDKIISSCADAHSAILSAAGLALAGKRPWVLGRAAGLLGGSYQHIREAVAMPSLPVRIVAVDGGLSLAQDGAAGMLPSDIALVRTIPGMNLFVPSDVLSLTGIVEGAETDGAPLYIRLGRAPAPEFENQSGEIFRLGGARILREGADVTICACGIMVSRALEAAERLERQNIGAEVIDCYCLKPFPEQALLSSVRRTGCCVTAEEHCGAGGLFGAAAECLGRTYPVPLRSVSLPDEFISSGTPEELREYYGLTWNEIVDAAAQVWALRRR from the coding sequence GTGAATATAAATAAAACGGCCTCTACCTTCGAGGCATTCTGCGGCATTATAGCCCGGTACGCGCGCGAACGCGACGACTTCGCGCTGCTTGTCGCGAAAGACGTGCCCGACTGCGGCGCGCTGCGCGAAATACCGGAGGACAAGATAATTTCGTCATGCGCCGACGCGCATTCCGCAATTCTCAGCGCCGCCGGGCTCGCCCTTGCGGGAAAACGCCCGTGGGTGCTCGGACGGGCGGCGGGGCTCCTCGGCGGAAGCTACCAGCATATACGCGAAGCCGTTGCCATGCCGTCGCTGCCAGTCCGCATAGTCGCGGTTGACGGCGGGCTGTCGCTCGCGCAGGACGGAGCGGCCGGCATGCTGCCCTCGGACATCGCGCTTGTCAGGACGATACCGGGGATGAACTTGTTCGTCCCCTCCGACGTTCTGTCGCTGACGGGCATAGTAGAGGGGGCGGAGACCGACGGCGCTCCGCTTTATATAAGGCTGGGGCGCGCGCCTGCGCCGGAGTTTGAAAATCAGTCCGGCGAGATATTCAGGCTCGGCGGAGCCCGCATACTGCGCGAGGGGGCCGACGTGACTATATGCGCCTGCGGCATAATGGTGAGCCGCGCGCTCGAGGCCGCCGAGCGGCTCGAACGCCAGAACATCGGCGCGGAGGTCATAGACTGCTACTGCCTCAAGCCTTTCCCTGAGCAGGCGCTGCTCTCGTCCGTCCGCAGGACGGGCTGCTGCGTCACCGCTGAGGAGCACTGCGGCGCCGGCGGCCTATTCGGAGCGGCGGCGGAATGTCTCGGACGCACCTATCCTGTTCCGCTGCGTTCCGTTTCGCTGCCCGACGAGTTCATCAGCAGCGGCACGCCGGAGGAGCTGCGCGAATACTACGGCCTCACCTGGAACGAGATAGTGGACGCTGCGGCCCAGGTGTGGGCGCTGCGCAGGAGGTAG
- the csaB gene encoding polysaccharide pyruvyl transferase CsaB, translating to MKKEFDVLLLGYYGFGNLGDELLCEASLRLLESCGVPRERAAVLSADPRLSEEKYGVRSFSRWSLRELRRACSASTTLLLGGGGLFQDSTSARSCFYYYAAVRVARLLGLKVWAEGQSAGPLRGRVPLALTRAAFSSCCHIGVRDAGSLSLLASMGLRASLSPDLVMSLPVERVDGCGPFLLFNARPGHRALAEEAAGSCMKLADKSGREIMGVALSDEDAAELERLASSGLVKLSDIAVVSSKEDFHAVASRASGAIGMRLHFLILSSLSGLPLAGCSYDPKVAGFCMRYNIALTDGGVPALSPPLTAASAARGAAAVYEIFSEGLHSACGVANGQY from the coding sequence TTGAAGAAAGAGTTCGACGTCCTTCTTCTCGGATATTACGGCTTCGGCAACCTCGGCGACGAGCTTCTATGCGAAGCGTCGCTGAGACTGCTGGAGTCGTGCGGCGTTCCCAGGGAACGCGCCGCCGTGCTTTCGGCGGACCCGCGCTTGAGCGAGGAGAAATACGGCGTCCGCTCTTTCAGCCGCTGGAGTCTGCGCGAGCTGCGCCGCGCCTGTTCCGCGAGCACGACGCTGCTTCTCGGCGGCGGCGGACTTTTTCAGGATTCCACCAGCGCGCGCTCGTGCTTCTATTATTACGCGGCTGTGCGCGTCGCGCGGCTGCTCGGCCTTAAGGTGTGGGCCGAAGGGCAGTCGGCGGGGCCGCTGCGCGGCCGCGTTCCGCTCGCACTCACGCGCGCGGCCTTTTCGTCTTGCTGCCACATAGGCGTGCGCGACGCAGGCTCGCTTTCGCTGCTCGCTTCAATGGGGCTGCGAGCGTCGCTGTCGCCTGATCTTGTGATGTCGCTGCCCGTGGAGCGGGTGGACGGCTGCGGCCCCTTCCTGCTTTTCAACGCGCGTCCGGGCCACCGCGCGCTGGCGGAGGAGGCAGCCGGAAGCTGCATGAAGCTTGCGGACAAATCCGGGCGCGAGATCATGGGCGTCGCTCTGTCTGACGAGGACGCGGCGGAGCTCGAGCGCCTCGCCTCAAGCGGGCTTGTAAAGCTTTCAGACATTGCCGTGGTTTCGTCGAAAGAGGATTTTCACGCCGTCGCGTCGCGCGCCTCGGGAGCCATAGGCATGAGGCTTCATTTTCTGATACTTTCTTCACTCTCCGGCCTTCCGCTCGCCGGATGTTCATACGATCCTAAGGTCGCCGGCTTCTGTATGCGCTATAATATAGCTCTGACGGACGGCGGCGTTCCGGCGCTGTCGCCGCCTCTCACCGCCGCCTCAGCGGCGCGCGGGGCGGCCGCCGTCTATGAAATTTTCTCGGAGGGGCTGCACTCTGCGTGCGGCGTCGCAAATGGACAATACTAG
- a CDS encoding DUF5693 family protein, with protein MRSVNKHVLLYAALAVAAALAFYGLSSRLDAEKGGRTAAFVADSREIASLAYQSGRTAADVWSAVNAAGVMGAAVSEFTGDEIAMYSPLGLRFGTASSFGEKPDGSAPRAVLAWGKGFPYAERLRAYLEHKLPNVSFTETADGGVRVFLPGTVEEFKSSSFVPDFAALEFCRANGVNALFRPGPCTPSSGADTAEAIDWLTSEYPQIRNIIPAGAILAGYPDVRPLASVMRGKGITLSQVEFVRQIGVPALSRALGGLVIPMHSLTKEEIISRNISRPTITDRYVRAVHERSIRLVMVHPYDLQMGGRLDVFLADLGGYKKALEARGYALGWPEPLPSWPAPLAGAFACGICIVFTLWSYASRMNGSDKLPVPATSALLLFAASAALGGALWYSSAAARLLGGVCGALVATEAALCALESSRERVRGAVSSLLIVAAGGLSVASFYGTSAAALRLTPFSGVKLTLLLPLVLIFVHDMKRRVHPEGFVEVMRRSPLWTELALLGVVMLGALVMALRSGNVSNVPGWEVAFRDFIENLLVVRPRTKEFMIGYPALVLYWFTVRKGLIPYYREVLRLAAALAFCSAVNTFCHFHTPLYLSVIRTLNGWWLGLLIGAVCAAALGLLLPRLRRAAGIRL; from the coding sequence GGCGGCAGGACGGCGGCCTTCGTCGCCGACAGCCGCGAGATAGCCTCGCTCGCCTATCAGAGCGGACGGACGGCGGCGGATGTATGGAGCGCAGTCAACGCCGCCGGAGTTATGGGCGCGGCGGTATCCGAGTTCACGGGCGACGAGATCGCAATGTATTCGCCGCTCGGCCTGCGCTTCGGCACGGCCTCGTCGTTCGGCGAGAAGCCGGACGGCTCCGCGCCGCGGGCCGTGCTTGCGTGGGGCAAGGGCTTCCCGTACGCGGAGCGGCTGCGCGCATATCTTGAGCACAAGCTCCCGAACGTAAGCTTTACGGAAACGGCTGACGGCGGCGTGCGCGTGTTCTTGCCCGGCACCGTCGAGGAGTTTAAGAGTTCCTCTTTCGTGCCTGATTTCGCCGCTCTCGAGTTCTGCCGCGCGAACGGCGTGAACGCGCTCTTCCGCCCCGGACCGTGCACGCCTTCGTCCGGAGCCGATACCGCCGAGGCCATAGACTGGCTGACTTCAGAGTATCCCCAGATTAGAAATATTATTCCGGCAGGCGCGATTCTCGCCGGTTATCCAGACGTGCGTCCGCTCGCCTCCGTCATGCGCGGCAAGGGAATCACACTCTCTCAGGTCGAGTTCGTGCGGCAGATAGGCGTCCCGGCGCTTTCCAGAGCGCTCGGCGGTCTCGTCATCCCGATGCACAGTCTCACTAAAGAGGAGATAATTTCGCGGAACATAAGCCGCCCGACGATAACCGACCGCTATGTCCGCGCCGTGCATGAGCGCTCGATACGGCTCGTCATGGTGCATCCCTACGACTTGCAGATGGGCGGACGGCTCGACGTCTTCCTCGCCGACCTCGGCGGCTACAAGAAGGCTCTGGAAGCGCGCGGCTACGCGCTCGGCTGGCCGGAGCCCCTTCCGTCATGGCCGGCGCCTCTCGCCGGCGCTTTCGCGTGCGGGATATGCATCGTCTTTACTTTGTGGTCATACGCCTCGCGCATGAACGGCAGCGATAAGCTTCCGGTGCCTGCGACGTCGGCTCTGCTGCTTTTCGCCGCGTCGGCGGCGCTCGGCGGCGCGCTCTGGTATTCGTCCGCTGCGGCGCGGCTTCTCGGAGGCGTGTGCGGCGCGCTCGTCGCGACGGAGGCTGCGCTGTGCGCTCTTGAGAGCTCGCGCGAACGTGTCCGCGGCGCCGTGTCGTCGCTGCTCATAGTCGCGGCCGGCGGCCTGTCCGTCGCTTCGTTCTACGGCACCTCAGCCGCTGCGCTTCGTCTGACGCCTTTCTCCGGCGTCAAACTGACGCTTCTGCTGCCGCTCGTCCTCATCTTCGTACACGACATGAAACGGCGCGTTCACCCAGAAGGCTTCGTCGAGGTCATGCGCCGTTCGCCGCTGTGGACGGAGTTGGCGCTGCTCGGCGTCGTCATGCTCGGCGCTCTCGTGATGGCGCTGCGCAGCGGCAACGTCTCTAACGTTCCCGGATGGGAGGTCGCATTCCGCGATTTCATTGAAAATCTGCTCGTCGTGAGGCCGCGCACGAAGGAATTTATGATCGGCTACCCGGCGCTGGTTCTCTACTGGTTCACGGTGCGCAAAGGGCTCATCCCGTACTACCGCGAGGTTCTGCGCCTCGCCGCGGCGCTAGCTTTCTGTTCCGCGGTCAACACCTTCTGCCATTTCCACACGCCTCTCTATCTGAGCGTGATACGCACGCTCAACGGCTGGTGGCTCGGCCTTCTGATCGGCGCGGTCTGCGCTGCGGCGCTGGGCCTTCTGCTGCCGAGGCTGCGCAGGGCGGCTGGCATAAGGCTTTAA